Proteins from a single region of Canis aureus isolate CA01 chromosome 26, VMU_Caureus_v.1.0, whole genome shotgun sequence:
- the WFDC11 gene encoding protein WFDC11 isoform X2 produces MKLWTPQLMIFFCMVLLSVLGVLKEKHSRDERLIEECWGEPNVIECTRKCSRALRCSNKNYTCCWTYCGNICWKNEATTSSPPPQVRRGHIKELSASSSHTQLKHLQSGSWSVVEER; encoded by the exons ATGAAGCTCTGGACACCTCAACTCATGATATTCTTCTGTATGGTGCTACTGTCTGTGCTGGGAGTGCTGAAGGAAAAACATAGCA GGGATGAAAGGCTCATTGAGGAGTGCTGGGGAGAACCCAATGTCATTGAATGTACCAGGAAGTGTTCTAGAGCCCTTAGATGTTCAAACAAAAATTACACATGCTGCTGGACCTATTGTGGAAACATCTGCTGGAAAAATGAG GCCACaacctcctctccccctccccaagtAAGAAGAGGCCACATAAAAGAGCTATCAGCCAGTTCCTCACACACTCAACTCAAACACCTTCAGAG TGGCTCCTGGTCTGTGGTGGAGGAGAGATAG
- the WFDC11 gene encoding protein WFDC11 isoform X3: protein MKLWTPQLMIFFCMVLLSVLGVLKEKHSRDERLIEECWGEPNVIECTRKCSRALRCSNKNYTCCWTYCGNICWKNEATTSSPPPQVRRGHIKELSASSSHTQLKHLQR, encoded by the exons ATGAAGCTCTGGACACCTCAACTCATGATATTCTTCTGTATGGTGCTACTGTCTGTGCTGGGAGTGCTGAAGGAAAAACATAGCA GGGATGAAAGGCTCATTGAGGAGTGCTGGGGAGAACCCAATGTCATTGAATGTACCAGGAAGTGTTCTAGAGCCCTTAGATGTTCAAACAAAAATTACACATGCTGCTGGACCTATTGTGGAAACATCTGCTGGAAAAATGAG GCCACaacctcctctccccctccccaagtAAGAAGAGGCCACATAAAAGAGCTATCAGCCAGTTCCTCACACACTCAACTCAAACACCTTCAGAG GTAG